One region of Glycine max cultivar Williams 82 chromosome 9, Glycine_max_v4.0, whole genome shotgun sequence genomic DNA includes:
- the LOC100777180 gene encoding nudix hydrolase 23, chloroplastic isoform X2, whose amino-acid sequence MDSSSDHSPPSSLHSPGDVQNVKFCQWCGGPTKHEIPEGEERLRAICTSCGKITYQNPKMVVGCLIEHDNKVLLCKRKIEPSYGLWTLPAGYLEIGESAMEGAIRETREEANADVEVISPFAQLDIPLIGQTYIIFLARLKKPHFSPGPESSECLLFSLNEIPFSSLSFSSMVVTLSLYVEDMKAGGKPKFHYGTINKRPGTSASDIHAYTLDHHMQS is encoded by the exons ATGGATTCTTCTTCTGATCATTCTCCCCCATCATCACTTCATTCTCCT GGAGATGTTCAAAACGTTAAATTCTGTCAGTGGTGTGGTGGTCCAACGAAGCATGAAATTCCTGAAGGAGAAGAAAGGTTGAGAGCTATTTGTACAAGTTGTGGGAAGATAACCTATCAGAATCCAAAAATG GTAGTCGGTTGCCTCATTGAACATGATAACAAGGTCCTCCTTTGCAAGCGGAAGATTGAACCATCTTATGGCCTATG GACACTTCCTGCGGGTTATTTAGAAATTGGAGAGTCGGCTATGGAAGGTGCTATCAGGGAAACACGGGAGGAAGCCAATGCTGACGTGGAAGTGATTTCTCCCTTTGCTCAAttggatattcctttaattGGCCAA ACTTATATAATCTTCTTAGCAAGGTTGAAGAAACCTCACTTTTCACCTGGTCCAGAATCATCAGAATGCCTGCTTTTCTCACTCAATGAAATACCTTTCAGTTCTCTATCTTTTTCATCAATGGTGGTTACTTTAAGTTTG TATGTTGAGGATATGAAAGCAGGAGGAAAGCCCAAATTCCATTATGGTACCATTAACAAAAG ACCTGGTACTAGTGCATCTGATATTCATGCCTATACTCTGGATCATCACATGCAATCATGA
- the LOC100777180 gene encoding nudix hydrolase 23, chloroplastic isoform X1: MDSSSDHSPPSSLHSPGDVQNVKFCQWCGGPTKHEIPEGEERLRAICTSCGKITYQNPKMVVGCLIEHDNKVLLCKRKIEPSYGLWTLPAGYLEIGESAMEGAIRETREEANADVEVISPFAQLDIPLIGQVTRIIHFFSFFLVFVNLLCNSRFLVMIMTSLRQTYIIFLARLKKPHFSPGPESSECLLFSLNEIPFSSLSFSSMVVTLSLYVEDMKAGGKPKFHYGTINKRPGTSASDIHAYTLDHHMQS, encoded by the exons ATGGATTCTTCTTCTGATCATTCTCCCCCATCATCACTTCATTCTCCT GGAGATGTTCAAAACGTTAAATTCTGTCAGTGGTGTGGTGGTCCAACGAAGCATGAAATTCCTGAAGGAGAAGAAAGGTTGAGAGCTATTTGTACAAGTTGTGGGAAGATAACCTATCAGAATCCAAAAATG GTAGTCGGTTGCCTCATTGAACATGATAACAAGGTCCTCCTTTGCAAGCGGAAGATTGAACCATCTTATGGCCTATG GACACTTCCTGCGGGTTATTTAGAAATTGGAGAGTCGGCTATGGAAGGTGCTATCAGGGAAACACGGGAGGAAGCCAATGCTGACGTGGAAGTGATTTCTCCCTTTGCTCAAttggatattcctttaattGGCCAAGTAACAAGAATCatacatttcttttctttttttcttgtttttgttaatCTTCTATGTAACTCGAGATTTTTGGTCATGATTATGACTTCTTTGAGGCAGACTTATATAATCTTCTTAGCAAGGTTGAAGAAACCTCACTTTTCACCTGGTCCAGAATCATCAGAATGCCTGCTTTTCTCACTCAATGAAATACCTTTCAGTTCTCTATCTTTTTCATCAATGGTGGTTACTTTAAGTTTG TATGTTGAGGATATGAAAGCAGGAGGAAAGCCCAAATTCCATTATGGTACCATTAACAAAAG ACCTGGTACTAGTGCATCTGATATTCATGCCTATACTCTGGATCATCACATGCAATCATGA
- the LOC100777180 gene encoding nudix hydrolase 23, chloroplastic isoform X3 encodes MVVGCLIEHDNKVLLCKRKIEPSYGLWTLPAGYLEIGESAMEGAIRETREEANADVEVISPFAQLDIPLIGQVTRIIHFFSFFLVFVNLLCNSRFLVMIMTSLRQTYIIFLARLKKPHFSPGPESSECLLFSLNEIPFSSLSFSSMVVTLSLYVEDMKAGGKPKFHYGTINKRPGTSASDIHAYTLDHHMQS; translated from the exons ATG GTAGTCGGTTGCCTCATTGAACATGATAACAAGGTCCTCCTTTGCAAGCGGAAGATTGAACCATCTTATGGCCTATG GACACTTCCTGCGGGTTATTTAGAAATTGGAGAGTCGGCTATGGAAGGTGCTATCAGGGAAACACGGGAGGAAGCCAATGCTGACGTGGAAGTGATTTCTCCCTTTGCTCAAttggatattcctttaattGGCCAAGTAACAAGAATCatacatttcttttctttttttcttgtttttgttaatCTTCTATGTAACTCGAGATTTTTGGTCATGATTATGACTTCTTTGAGGCAGACTTATATAATCTTCTTAGCAAGGTTGAAGAAACCTCACTTTTCACCTGGTCCAGAATCATCAGAATGCCTGCTTTTCTCACTCAATGAAATACCTTTCAGTTCTCTATCTTTTTCATCAATGGTGGTTACTTTAAGTTTG TATGTTGAGGATATGAAAGCAGGAGGAAAGCCCAAATTCCATTATGGTACCATTAACAAAAG ACCTGGTACTAGTGCATCTGATATTCATGCCTATACTCTGGATCATCACATGCAATCATGA